Genomic DNA from Marnyiella aurantia:
GGGTTTCGCAGGCAACTTTAGACTGTCTGTCGTAAGCCAGGAAATTATCAATCAGTGCATCGGAAATCTGATCCGCAATCTTGTCGGGATGTCCTTCGGAAACAGATTCTGATGTGAATAAATAAGACATATTATGTGTGTTTATTGAAATTAAAAATAGAGGTAATCTGAAAGAAAACACACAGAAAAAAGGAATAATTCTGTTTTAGCATTTTTTTTCTGAGGTAGCAATCAGTCAAATTTATCCTCCCGTAAACTGCTGCAAATTTACGACTATTTCTGAAAGCAAAAAGTTAATTGCCCAAAAATGGCCGACGCTTCTACTGAGGCTTCACATTCACATAATCTTCCGGCGCTTTGCTGAAATTGAGTTTGGCCTGCACGGAATCTCGGATCGTAGTCAAAAGCTCGTCTATGATCTTCTGCTTGTACGTAGGTTTATAGTAAATGATACTTATCTCCCTGTATGGGAAGGGCTTGCGGAAACGTGATACTTTAGCTGTCTGCTCTTCTGTGAGTTGCAGGACAGCGAGCTCGGGTAATATAGAGATTCCGCCTACTTTATCTACCATCTGAATCAGAGTACTGATGTTAGACGCCTTGAAATCAAGATTTTTCGGTTTCAATGCATTCTCTTTCAAATGGCAGATGTTCTCAAACTGGGTCCGGAGACAGTTGCCCTCTTCCAGAAGCCAGACCTTTTCCACATCGATTTCGTCCGGCACTACGAAGCTGTCAAGTTTTTCCGGAACATCCGAAGCGTAAAGCATAAGTTCCTCATTGAACAGAAACTCCTGATAAAATTCGTTGGCACCGTCATAAGGGGTGGCAATGATACCTGCGTCCAGCTCACCGGATTTCAAACCTTTGATGATATTATCGGTAGTCATTTCCTTTACGGCCATTTCAACCTTTGGATTTTCTTTCAGAAATGAAAATATTTCCGCAGGCAGAATATAGGTGGAGACCGTGGGTATAATACCAAGGTTTATCTTGCCCCCCAGCACATTGTTCAGTAAGTCCGCTTTATTACGCAGTTCGTTTACCGAATCAATAATGCTTTTGGCGTGCGCAACCATCTGCACACCCACGTCTGTAGTTCGGATAGGATGGCTTGTACGGTCAAAGATTTTCACATCCAGCTCATCTTCGAATTTCTGGATCATCGCACTAAGTGTAGGCTGTGTAATAAAGCATGCCTGTGCGGCCTTTCCAAAATGTTTATATTTATCTACTGCGATTAGATATTCCAGTTGCTGAATGTTCATTATAAGACTTTTACCTTGGACAAATATACATTGTTTTTCCTTACACCGCCGTGAACGGCAAATAGTTCAAACACTGCTGTTTAATTAATTTGTGAAGCAAAATATCGAATATATTCTCTCAGTACCAAATTCCAGCAGTTAAGGCAACACTTCGGAATTAACAGCATAGAAGGTCACAAAGTGAAATACGCCGAACTTACAGAATGTTTACTCTTCATCAAAATCTGGCTGATATCCTGATATAGTTTATTAAGCAGCAGATCATGCCGCTGAAAACTAAGACCCTCACTTCTACGGTAATTCAGGATATTACAGGTAAAGCAAAGGATTAAATTTTTTCGAAATTGGGTAATACCTGCCACCTTTGGGGCCGATTCTCCAGCTATAAAACAATAGGTTCATTACAGGGACTTCTTTTTACAATGGCTTTTATTGATAAAACCGCGATATTTAGTTATTAAGAATATAGTGACTGTCATGAGCC
This window encodes:
- a CDS encoding hydrogen peroxide-inducible genes activator; the protein is MNIQQLEYLIAVDKYKHFGKAAQACFITQPTLSAMIQKFEDELDVKIFDRTSHPIRTTDVGVQMVAHAKSIIDSVNELRNKADLLNNVLGGKINLGIIPTVSTYILPAEIFSFLKENPKVEMAVKEMTTDNIIKGLKSGELDAGIIATPYDGANEFYQEFLFNEELMLYASDVPEKLDSFVVPDEIDVEKVWLLEEGNCLRTQFENICHLKENALKPKNLDFKASNISTLIQMVDKVGGISILPELAVLQLTEEQTAKVSRFRKPFPYREISIIYYKPTYKQKIIDELLTTIRDSVQAKLNFSKAPEDYVNVKPQ